A genomic window from Exiguobacterium acetylicum DSM 20416 includes:
- the rplJ gene encoding 50S ribosomal protein L10: MANEKVIAVKADLVSEIAEKLQASAGTVVVDYRGLTVEEVTELRKQLREAGVEFKVYKNGLLRRAAVQSNLEGLDEVFTGPSAIAFSNEDVIAPAKILNDFAKTHKALELKGGIIEGKVTSVEDVKALAELPSREGLLSMLLSVLQAPIRGLAVATNAIAEQKEEQSA, encoded by the coding sequence ATGGCAAACGAAAAAGTTATCGCTGTCAAAGCGGATCTCGTATCTGAGATCGCTGAGAAACTCCAAGCGAGCGCAGGAACAGTTGTCGTCGACTACCGTGGTCTCACAGTAGAAGAAGTCACTGAACTTCGTAAACAACTCCGCGAAGCGGGCGTTGAATTCAAAGTTTACAAAAACGGTCTCCTCCGCCGCGCGGCAGTTCAAAGCAACCTCGAAGGTCTTGATGAAGTCTTCACAGGTCCTAGTGCGATCGCCTTCAGCAATGAAGACGTTATCGCGCCAGCTAAGATCTTGAACGACTTCGCTAAAACGCACAAGGCTCTCGAACTTAAAGGTGGTATCATCGAAGGCAAAGTCACTTCAGTAGAAGATGTCAAAGCCCTTGCGGAACTTCCATCACGCGAAGGTCTCCTTTCGATGCTCCTCAGCGTGCTTCAAGCGCCAATCCGTGGACTCGCGGTGGCAACGAACGCAATCGCAGAGCAAAAAGAAGAACAATCTGCTTAA
- the rplL gene encoding 50S ribosomal protein L7/L12, producing MAFNKEQFIEDLKGMTVLELNELVKTIEEEFGVSAAAPVAVAGAGAGAAAEEQTEFDVILTNAGSGKINVIKAVRELTGLGLKEAKALVDGTPAPVKEGVSKEDAEAMKAKLEEAGATVEVK from the coding sequence ATGGCTTTCAACAAAGAGCAATTTATCGAAGACCTCAAGGGCATGACTGTTCTTGAACTTAACGAACTCGTAAAAACAATCGAAGAAGAATTCGGCGTATCAGCAGCAGCTCCAGTAGCAGTTGCAGGTGCTGGCGCAGGCGCAGCAGCTGAAGAGCAAACTGAATTCGACGTTATCCTTACTAACGCTGGATCTGGTAAAATCAACGTCATCAAAGCAGTTCGCGAATTGACTGGTCTCGGTCTTAAAGAAGCGAAAGCTCTCGTAGACGGAACTCCAGCACCAGTTAAAGAAGGCGTTTCGAAAGAAGACGCTGAAGCAATGAAAGCTAAGCTTGAAGAAGCTGGCGCTACTGTAGAAGTTAAGTAA
- the rpoB gene encoding DNA-directed RNA polymerase subunit beta, with protein sequence MTGQLVQYGRHRQRRSYARISEVLELPNLIEIQTNSYEWFLREGLREMFHDISPISDFTGNLVLEFIDYSLGEPKYSIDESKERDVTYSAPLRVKVRLQNKETGELKEQEVFMGDFPLMTESGTFIINGAERVIVSQLVRSPSVYYNNKLDKNGKRGFSATVIPNRGAWLELETDAKDIVYVRIDRTRKIPVTVLLRALGFGTDQEIIDLLGDDEYLRNSLEKDNTESTEKALIEIYERLRPGEPPTVENAKALLVSRFFDPKRYDLANVGRYKINKKLHLKNRLFGQKLAETLVDPETGEVIAEAGTVLDRRMLDKVLPFLEGSVGYIEATPTGGVTQGEAFNLQSIKVFAPDDAEGERIINIIGNGNIDRDIKHITPADMIASINYFFNLLHEVGTTDDIDHLGNRRLRSVGELLQNQFRFGLSRMERVVKERMSIQDQNAITPQALINIRPVIASIKEFFGSSQLSQFMDQTNPLAELTHKRRLSALGPGGLTRERAGFEVRDVHYSHYSRMCPIETPEGPNIGLINSLSSYAKVNEYGFIEAPYRRVDPETGVVTDEIHYMTADEEDLYVVAQANMLLTEEKTFQDSHVLSRFRGQNLSVEPARVDYMDVSPKQVVSAATACIPFLENDDSNRALMGANMQRQAVPLLNPESPIVGTGMEYVSAKDSGAAVVAKHAGIAERVTAREILVRRTTEVDGNIVEGELDRYKIQKFIRSNQGTCYNQKPIIKAGDPVDKGEILADGPSMDGGELALGRNVLVGFMTWDGYNYEDAVIMSERLVKDDVYTSIHIEEYECESRDTKLGPEEITRDIPNVGDDALKNLDDRGIIRVGAEVKDGDILVGKVTPKGVTELTAEERLLHAIFGEKAREVRDTSLRVPHGGDGIILDVKIFDRDNGDELSPGVNQLIRAYIVQKRKIHEGDKMAGRHGNKGVISRILPEEDMPYMPDGTPIDIMLNPLGVPSRMNIGQLLELHLGMAARQLGIKVASPVFDGAREEDVWATIEEAGMDRDAKTVLYDGRSGEAFDNRISVGVMYMIKLAHMVDDKLHARSTGPYSLVTQQPLGGKAQFGGQRFGEMEVWALEAYGAAYTLQEILTIKSDDTIGRVKAYEAIVKGENVPQPGVPESFRVLIKELQSLGMDVKMMSADDEEIEMRDEDEDNIPNATPALEEVQAPVAPVVTEEE encoded by the coding sequence TTGACTGGTCAACTTGTTCAGTACGGTCGTCACCGTCAGAGAAGAAGCTATGCACGTATCAGCGAAGTATTGGAACTTCCAAACTTAATCGAGATTCAAACGAATTCGTATGAGTGGTTCCTGCGGGAAGGTCTTCGTGAGATGTTTCATGACATTTCGCCGATTTCCGATTTCACAGGGAATCTCGTATTAGAATTCATCGACTACTCGCTCGGAGAGCCGAAGTATTCGATCGATGAATCGAAAGAGCGCGACGTGACCTATTCGGCACCACTACGCGTTAAAGTCCGTCTTCAAAATAAAGAGACGGGTGAATTGAAAGAACAAGAAGTCTTCATGGGTGACTTCCCGCTTATGACGGAGTCGGGAACATTCATCATCAATGGAGCGGAGCGCGTAATCGTTTCGCAGCTTGTTCGTTCGCCAAGTGTTTATTACAACAATAAGTTAGATAAGAACGGTAAGCGTGGATTCTCCGCGACAGTCATCCCAAACCGTGGTGCATGGCTCGAGCTCGAGACAGACGCGAAAGACATCGTTTATGTTCGCATTGATCGCACGCGTAAGATTCCAGTAACGGTTCTTTTACGTGCTCTTGGTTTCGGTACGGATCAGGAAATCATCGATCTTCTCGGTGATGATGAGTACCTCCGGAATTCACTTGAAAAAGATAATACGGAATCAACGGAAAAAGCCCTCATCGAGATTTATGAGCGTCTACGTCCGGGAGAGCCGCCGACAGTCGAAAACGCAAAAGCGTTACTCGTGTCGCGCTTCTTTGACCCGAAACGTTATGATTTGGCAAACGTTGGTCGTTATAAAATCAATAAAAAGCTTCATCTTAAGAACCGTCTCTTCGGTCAAAAACTTGCGGAAACGCTTGTTGATCCTGAGACAGGTGAAGTCATCGCGGAAGCAGGAACGGTCCTTGATCGTCGTATGCTCGATAAAGTCCTTCCATTCCTCGAAGGATCCGTTGGTTACATCGAAGCGACGCCTACAGGCGGCGTGACGCAAGGTGAGGCTTTCAACTTACAGTCAATCAAGGTGTTCGCACCGGACGATGCTGAAGGTGAACGCATCATCAATATCATCGGTAACGGTAACATCGATCGTGACATCAAGCACATCACGCCTGCTGACATGATTGCTTCTATCAACTACTTCTTCAACTTGTTGCATGAAGTCGGTACGACAGACGATATCGATCACCTCGGTAACCGTCGTCTCCGTTCAGTTGGTGAGCTGCTCCAGAACCAATTCCGGTTCGGTCTCTCACGGATGGAACGTGTCGTTAAGGAACGGATGTCGATTCAGGATCAGAATGCGATCACGCCACAGGCATTGATCAACATTCGTCCAGTCATCGCATCGATTAAAGAGTTCTTCGGTAGCTCGCAGTTGTCTCAGTTCATGGACCAAACGAACCCGCTTGCGGAATTGACGCACAAACGTCGTCTTTCAGCACTCGGACCTGGTGGTTTGACACGTGAGCGCGCTGGTTTCGAAGTTCGTGACGTACACTACTCGCACTATTCCCGTATGTGTCCGATCGAAACGCCAGAGGGACCAAACATTGGTTTGATCAACTCGTTGTCTTCGTACGCGAAGGTCAATGAGTACGGCTTCATCGAAGCGCCATATCGTCGTGTCGATCCGGAAACGGGCGTTGTCACGGATGAAATCCACTACATGACTGCTGACGAAGAGGATCTCTACGTCGTCGCTCAGGCAAACATGTTGTTGACGGAAGAGAAGACGTTCCAAGATTCACACGTTCTTTCACGTTTCCGTGGACAAAACTTGTCTGTCGAACCAGCACGTGTCGATTACATGGACGTTTCACCGAAGCAGGTTGTATCTGCCGCAACGGCTTGTATCCCGTTCCTTGAGAACGATGACTCGAACCGTGCCCTCATGGGAGCGAACATGCAACGTCAGGCCGTCCCACTTCTGAACCCGGAATCTCCGATTGTTGGTACAGGTATGGAGTACGTGTCTGCGAAAGACTCAGGAGCCGCTGTTGTTGCGAAGCACGCAGGGATCGCTGAGCGTGTCACGGCGCGTGAAATCCTTGTCCGTCGTACGACGGAAGTCGATGGCAACATCGTTGAAGGTGAGCTCGACCGTTACAAGATCCAAAAATTCATCCGTTCCAACCAAGGAACGTGTTATAACCAAAAACCAATCATCAAAGCAGGCGACCCAGTCGATAAAGGCGAGATCCTTGCAGATGGTCCATCGATGGACGGTGGGGAACTTGCGCTTGGTCGTAACGTACTCGTCGGTTTCATGACATGGGATGGTTACAACTATGAGGATGCTGTCATCATGAGTGAGCGTCTTGTCAAAGACGACGTCTACACATCGATCCACATTGAAGAATACGAATGTGAGTCGCGTGATACGAAACTCGGACCGGAAGAAATCACACGTGATATTCCGAACGTCGGTGATGATGCCTTGAAAAACCTCGACGATCGCGGAATCATCCGCGTCGGTGCGGAAGTCAAGGACGGCGATATCCTCGTCGGTAAAGTTACGCCGAAGGGTGTAACGGAATTGACAGCGGAAGAGCGTCTTCTTCATGCGATCTTCGGTGAAAAAGCACGTGAAGTCCGTGATACATCTCTCCGTGTACCACACGGTGGTGATGGAATCATCCTCGACGTCAAAATCTTCGACCGCGATAACGGGGACGAGCTCTCACCTGGTGTCAACCAGTTGATCCGTGCTTATATCGTTCAGAAGCGTAAGATTCACGAGGGTGACAAAATGGCGGGTCGTCACGGTAACAAAGGTGTTATCTCGCGTATCCTTCCAGAAGAAGACATGCCGTACATGCCAGACGGTACGCCAATTGACATCATGTTGAACCCACTTGGGGTTCCATCACGGATGAACATCGGGCAGTTGCTCGAGCTTCACCTCGGGATGGCAGCACGTCAACTCGGCATCAAAGTCGCATCACCAGTATTTGATGGTGCGCGTGAGGAAGATGTTTGGGCAACGATTGAAGAAGCAGGTATGGATCGCGACGCGAAGACTGTCCTTTATGATGGTCGTTCGGGTGAAGCGTTCGATAACCGCATCTCTGTCGGTGTCATGTATATGATTAAACTTGCTCACATGGTCGATGATAAACTTCACGCACGTTCGACAGGACCATACTCACTCGTTACACAACAACCGCTCGGTGGTAAAGCACAGTTCGGTGGTCAGCGTTTCGGTGAGATGGAAGTATGGGCACTTGAAGCATACGGCGCAGCCTACACGCTCCAAGAGATCCTTACAATCAAGTCGGATGACACGATCGGTCGTGTTAAAGCGTACGAAGCAATCGTCAAAGGTGAGAATGTACCACAACCGGGCGTACCGGAATCGTTCCGAGTCCTCATTAAAGAGCTTCAATCCCTCGGTATGGACGTCAAGATGATGTCTGCTGATGATGAAGAGATCGAAATGCGCGACGAAGACGAGGACAATATCCCGAACGCGACTCCAGCACTCGAAGAAGTTCAAGCGCCTGTCGCACCAGTTGTTACTGAAGAGGAATAA
- the rpoC gene encoding DNA-directed RNA polymerase subunit beta' translates to MVDVNRFEYMQIGLASPEKIRSWSFGEVKKPETINYRTLKPEKDGLFCERIFGPTKDWECYCGKYKRIRYKGIICDRCGVEVTKSKVRRERMGHIELAAPVSHIWYFKGIPSRMGLVLDMSPRALEEIIYFASYVVTDPGESTLEKKQLLSEKEYRAYREKFGRSFTAEMGAEAVRKLLRDVELDKEVAALREELRMIQGQRRTRAIKRLEVLDAFRNSGNNPEWMVLEVLPVIPPELRPMVQLDGGRFATSDLNDLYRRVINRNNRLKRLLDLGAPNIIVQNEKRMLQEAVDALIDNGRRGRPVTGPGNRPLKSLSHMLKGKQGRFRQNLLGKRVDYSGRSVIVVGPNLKMYQCGLPKEMALELFKPFVMKELVSRGIAPNIKSAKRKIERVQPEIWDVLEEVIREHPVLLNRAPTLHRLGIQAFEPTLVEGRAIRLHPLVCTAYNADFDGDQMAVHVPLSAEAQAEARLLMLAAQNILNPKDGKPVVTPSQDMVLGNYYLTLERENAIGEGKIFSTVNEALIAYQNGYAHFHTRVAIPAGVLKNPTFTEEQNEKLLITTVGKLIFNEILPTTFPYLNEPTMTNLQEATPDKYFLEKGTDVAAELKNRPIIDPFKKGFLGNVIAEVFKRFETTETSRMLDRMKNLGFKHSTRAGITVGIADIIVLPDKQEILVEAQDNVDRVMKSYRRGLITEDERYERVVKSWNDAKDEIQSRLMKSLNRLNPIFMMSDSGARGNASNFTQLAGMRGLMAAPSGWIIELPIKSSFREGLTVQEYFISTHGARKGLADTALKTADSGYLTRRLVDVAQDVIIREDDCGTDRGIRVTALREGTEEIESLYDRLVGRTAFENVVHPETGEVLVSTNELIDEDIARVITDAGVDNVEIRTAFTCNTSHGVCKKCYGRNLATGNDVEVGEAVGIIAAQSIGEPGTQLTMRTFHTGGVAGDDITQGLPRIQELFEARNPKGQAVISEIDGQVIDFTESRDKRELTVQGLSETRTYTIPFGSRLRVQLGDEVKAGQVFTEGSIDPKELLNVKGVSGVQNYLLQEVQKVYRMQGVEIGDKHVEVMVRQMIRRVRVIESGETSLLPGSLVDISTFKEACKEALRNGKALASAKPVLLGITKASLETDSFLSAASFQETTRVLTDAAIKGKSDYLRGLKENVIIGKLVPAGTGMARYRQIDLEVAGEAPVEADSPVE, encoded by the coding sequence TTGGTAGATGTTAATAGATTTGAATATATGCAAATCGGCCTCGCTTCCCCCGAAAAGATCCGTTCATGGTCTTTCGGGGAAGTGAAAAAGCCGGAGACGATCAACTATCGTACACTCAAACCGGAGAAAGACGGTTTGTTCTGTGAACGTATCTTTGGTCCAACGAAAGACTGGGAATGTTACTGTGGTAAATACAAACGGATCCGCTATAAAGGAATCATTTGTGACCGCTGTGGCGTTGAAGTCACGAAGTCGAAAGTCCGTCGTGAGCGCATGGGTCACATCGAGCTCGCAGCACCGGTTTCGCACATCTGGTACTTCAAAGGAATTCCTAGCCGTATGGGACTCGTCCTCGACATGTCACCGCGTGCGTTAGAAGAGATCATCTACTTCGCGTCGTACGTCGTCACAGATCCAGGCGAATCGACACTTGAGAAGAAACAACTCCTTTCAGAGAAAGAATACCGTGCCTATCGTGAGAAGTTCGGTCGTTCGTTCACTGCTGAAATGGGTGCGGAAGCAGTTCGTAAATTGCTCCGTGACGTAGAACTCGATAAAGAAGTCGCTGCATTACGTGAAGAGCTTCGTATGATTCAAGGACAACGTCGTACTCGTGCGATCAAACGCCTTGAAGTTCTCGATGCGTTCCGTAACTCAGGCAACAATCCAGAATGGATGGTGCTTGAAGTACTTCCAGTCATCCCACCGGAACTTCGTCCGATGGTTCAACTCGATGGCGGACGTTTCGCAACGTCTGACTTGAACGACTTGTACCGCCGCGTCATCAACCGTAACAACCGTCTCAAGCGTCTTCTTGACCTTGGCGCTCCGAACATCATCGTTCAGAATGAAAAACGGATGCTTCAAGAAGCAGTCGATGCTTTGATCGATAACGGTCGTCGCGGTCGTCCAGTCACTGGACCAGGTAACCGTCCACTTAAATCACTTTCACATATGTTGAAAGGGAAACAAGGACGTTTCCGTCAAAACTTGCTCGGTAAACGTGTCGACTACTCTGGTCGTTCGGTTATCGTCGTTGGTCCAAACCTGAAGATGTATCAATGTGGTCTTCCAAAAGAAATGGCCCTTGAGCTCTTCAAACCGTTCGTCATGAAAGAACTCGTCTCTCGTGGCATCGCACCGAACATCAAGAGTGCGAAACGGAAAATCGAGCGCGTTCAACCTGAAATCTGGGATGTCCTCGAAGAAGTCATCCGTGAGCATCCGGTTCTCTTGAACCGTGCACCGACACTTCACCGTCTCGGTATCCAGGCGTTCGAACCAACGCTCGTCGAAGGACGCGCGATTCGCCTTCACCCACTCGTATGTACGGCTTACAACGCCGATTTCGATGGTGACCAAATGGCGGTTCACGTACCACTTTCGGCAGAAGCACAAGCAGAAGCGCGTCTTCTCATGCTCGCTGCACAAAACATCTTGAACCCGAAAGACGGTAAACCTGTTGTTACACCATCGCAGGATATGGTCCTCGGTAACTACTACCTCACGCTCGAGCGCGAAAACGCGATCGGCGAAGGTAAAATCTTCTCGACAGTGAACGAAGCGCTCATCGCTTACCAAAACGGTTATGCGCACTTCCATACACGTGTTGCGATTCCAGCCGGCGTTCTCAAGAACCCGACATTCACGGAAGAGCAAAACGAGAAATTATTGATTACAACAGTCGGTAAGTTGATCTTCAACGAGATCCTCCCAACGACGTTCCCTTACTTGAACGAACCAACGATGACGAACCTTCAAGAAGCGACGCCAGACAAGTACTTCCTTGAAAAAGGAACAGATGTCGCGGCAGAACTGAAGAACCGTCCGATCATCGACCCGTTCAAAAAAGGATTCCTTGGAAATGTCATCGCGGAAGTCTTCAAACGGTTTGAGACGACAGAAACAAGCCGCATGCTCGACCGCATGAAAAACCTCGGATTCAAACACTCGACTCGTGCCGGTATCACGGTAGGGATCGCGGACATCATCGTTCTTCCGGACAAACAAGAGATTCTTGTTGAAGCGCAGGACAATGTCGACCGCGTCATGAAATCGTACCGTCGTGGTCTCATCACAGAAGACGAGCGCTATGAGCGTGTCGTTAAATCGTGGAATGATGCGAAGGATGAAATTCAGTCTCGTCTGATGAAATCCCTCAACCGTCTTAACCCGATCTTCATGATGAGTGACTCCGGTGCCCGTGGTAACGCGTCGAACTTCACGCAGCTCGCTGGTATGCGTGGACTCATGGCCGCTCCAAGTGGATGGATCATCGAGCTCCCGATCAAATCATCGTTCCGTGAGGGTCTAACGGTACAGGAATACTTCATCTCGACACACGGTGCACGTAAAGGTCTTGCCGATACAGCCTTGAAAACGGCTGACTCAGGTTACCTGACTCGTCGTCTCGTTGACGTTGCTCAAGACGTCATCATCCGTGAAGATGATTGTGGAACGGATCGTGGTATCCGCGTCACAGCACTCCGTGAAGGAACGGAAGAGATCGAAAGCCTCTACGACCGCCTCGTCGGACGTACTGCATTCGAAAACGTCGTTCACCCAGAAACAGGAGAAGTCCTCGTTTCAACGAACGAACTCATCGATGAAGACATCGCTCGTGTCATCACTGATGCTGGTGTCGATAACGTTGAGATCCGTACTGCCTTCACATGTAACACAAGCCATGGTGTCTGTAAGAAATGTTACGGACGTAACTTGGCAACAGGCAACGACGTCGAAGTCGGCGAAGCTGTCGGTATCATTGCGGCACAATCAATCGGTGAGCCAGGAACGCAGCTTACAATGCGTACCTTCCACACAGGTGGGGTTGCCGGGGATGATATCACACAAGGTCTTCCGCGTATCCAAGAGTTGTTCGAAGCGCGTAACCCGAAAGGTCAAGCGGTCATTTCGGAAATCGATGGTCAAGTCATCGACTTCACGGAATCGCGTGACAAACGTGAATTGACGGTCCAAGGACTCAGCGAAACACGCACATACACGATCCCATTCGGTTCGCGTCTACGTGTTCAGCTCGGGGACGAGGTCAAAGCCGGTCAAGTCTTCACGGAAGGTTCGATCGATCCGAAAGAACTCTTGAACGTTAAAGGTGTATCCGGCGTTCAGAACTACTTGCTCCAAGAAGTTCAAAAAGTATACCGGATGCAAGGGGTTGAGATCGGTGACAAACACGTCGAGGTCATGGTTCGCCAAATGATCCGTCGCGTACGTGTCATCGAGTCTGGTGAGACTTCACTCTTACCAGGTTCGCTCGTCGATATCAGCACGTTCAAGGAAGCTTGTAAAGAAGCGCTCCGTAACGGGAAAGCTCTCGCTTCGGCGAAACCAGTTCTTCTCGGTATCACGAAAGCGTCACTTGAAACAGATTCATTCCTATCGGCTGCGTCGTTCCAAGAAACGACTCGTGTCCTTACGGATGCAGCGATTAAAGGGAAGAGCGACTACCTTCGCGGCTTGAAAGAGAACGTCATCATCGGTAAGTTGGTTCCAGCTGGTACTGGGATGGCACGTTACCGTCAGATCGATCTCGAAGTAGCTGGCGAAGCACCTGTAGAAGCCGATTCTCCGGTAGAATAA
- a CDS encoding ribosomal L7Ae/L30e/S12e/Gadd45 family protein, translated as MSYKKVVGADLKFVGQKQTLKALRSGKASEVIIADDADEHVKQANVPVVNVPSKQELGKACGIDVAATAVAIKKV; from the coding sequence ATGTCTTACAAAAAAGTAGTCGGCGCAGATTTGAAGTTTGTCGGTCAAAAGCAAACGCTCAAAGCGTTGCGATCTGGCAAGGCGTCGGAAGTGATCATTGCGGATGACGCAGATGAACACGTAAAACAAGCTAACGTTCCAGTCGTGAATGTTCCTTCTAAGCAAGAGCTTGGAAAAGCTTGTGGAATCGATGTCGCAGCAACCGCTGTTGCAATTAAGAAAGTTTGA
- the rpsL gene encoding 30S ribosomal protein S12, giving the protein MPTINQLVRKGRQSKVVKSDSPALNKGYNSFIKARTDISSPQKRGVCTRVGTMTPKKPNSALRKYARVRLTNTMEVTAYIPGIGHNLQEHSVVLIRGGRVKDLPGVRYHIVRGALDTAGVDGRMQGRSKYGTKRPKVKK; this is encoded by the coding sequence ATGCCTACTATCAACCAATTAGTCCGTAAAGGACGTCAATCAAAAGTTGTGAAATCAGATTCGCCAGCGCTGAACAAAGGGTACAACAGCTTCATTAAAGCTCGTACTGACATCAGCTCACCACAAAAACGTGGTGTTTGTACTCGTGTAGGTACAATGACTCCGAAGAAACCGAACTCGGCTCTTCGTAAATACGCACGTGTACGTTTGACGAACACAATGGAAGTAACAGCTTACATCCCAGGTATCGGCCACAACCTTCAAGAGCACAGTGTTGTTCTTATCCGCGGCGGCCGCGTAAAAGACTTACCAGGGGTACGTTACCACATCGTTCGTGGTGCGCTTGATACAGCTGGTGTTGACGGCCGTATGCAAGGTCGTTCGAAATACGGTACGAAACGTCCTAAAGTTAAAAAATAA
- the rpsG gene encoding 30S ribosomal protein S7 — MPRKGQAERRDVMADPIYNSKLVTRLINRLMLDGKKGTAQQILYKAFETIAERSGRDAMEVFEEAMNNIMPVLEVKARRVGGANYQVPVEVRPERRTTLALRYLVNYSRLRNEKTMDARLANEIMDAANNTGASVKKREDMHKMAEANKAFAHYRW; from the coding sequence ATGCCACGTAAAGGTCAAGCAGAACGTCGTGATGTAATGGCTGATCCGATCTACAACTCTAAACTCGTTACCCGCCTTATCAACCGTCTTATGTTAGATGGTAAAAAAGGTACTGCTCAACAAATCTTATACAAAGCTTTCGAAACTATCGCTGAACGTTCAGGTCGCGATGCAATGGAAGTCTTTGAAGAAGCGATGAACAACATCATGCCAGTTCTTGAAGTTAAAGCACGCCGTGTAGGTGGAGCTAACTATCAAGTTCCTGTCGAAGTTCGCCCAGAGCGTCGTACGACACTCGCACTTCGTTACCTCGTGAACTACTCACGTCTCCGTAACGAAAAAACTATGGATGCGCGCCTTGCTAACGAAATCATGGACGCTGCAAACAACACTGGTGCTTCTGTTAAGAAGCGCGAAGATATGCACAAAATGGCGGAAGCGAACAAAGCGTTTGCTCACTACCGCTGGTAA